One region of Armigeres subalbatus isolate Guangzhou_Male chromosome 3, GZ_Asu_2, whole genome shotgun sequence genomic DNA includes:
- the LOC134225433 gene encoding small ribosomal subunit protein mS26-like, which translates to MSGIASAVGLWTSKCILNVQQQSTRMLHFTAVCYRRKPRFLGTAKSKLFRVPERHKQLEEEAIELKRLHNIYHTQMKAVRRFLMDEVEASKLISRAGMVIQTPEEEAAEWQEVQRINEEWNQKVGEVRDKRLADEREQRKNYILEKLVAKEQRDQENLEQVEQRVRREKELSSSYITRDNIDKAIEMALVQPMSFNFAIDLNGNIHRNEEGQAQETIKG; encoded by the coding sequence ATGTCCGGTATTGCCAGTGCCGTCGGTCTATGGACATCCAAATGCATTCTAAATGTGCAGCAGCAATCAACCCGTATGCTGCACTTCACAGCGGTGTGCTACCGTCGTAAGCCACGTTTCCTCGGCACGGCCAAGAGCAAACTGTTCCGCGTCCCAGAACGGCACAAGCAACTGGAGGAAGAGGCAATCGAGCTAAAACGGCTGCACAATATCTATCACACCCAGATGAAGGCCGTGCGTCGGTTTCTGATGGATGAGGTCGAGGCTTCGAAACTGATATCCCGTGCCGGTATGGTCATTCAAACACCCGAAGAGGAAGCGGCAGAATGGCAAGAAGTGCAGAGGATCAACGAAGAGTGGAACCAAAAAGTTGGGGAAGTTCGCGACAAGAGGCTTGCTGACGAACGAGAACAAAGGAAGAATTACATTCTGGAAAAATTGGTTGCCAAAGAACAAAGGGATCAGGAAAATCTCGAACAAGTAGAGCAACGAGTCCGACGAGAGAAAGAATTATCCAGTAGCTACATTACTCGAGATAATATCGATAAGGCTATAGAAATGGCTTTAGTTCAACCAATGAGTTTTAACTTTGCGATTGATTTGAATGGTAATATACATAGGAACGAAGAGGGACAAGCTCAGGAAACAATCAAGGGATGA
- the LOC134224019 gene encoding V-type proton ATPase catalytic subunit A: MSTLKKISDEDRESKFGYVFAVSGPVVTAERMSGSAMYELVRVGYYELVGEIIRLEGDMATIQVYEETSGVTVGDPVLRTGKPLSVELGPGIMGSIFDGIQRPLKDINELTSSIYIPKGVNIPCLSRTQSWGFNPLNVKVGSHITGGDLYGLVHENTLVKHKLLVPPRAKGTVRYIAPAGNYTVDDIILETEFDGEINKWSMLQVWPVRQPRPVTEKLPANHPLLTGQRVLDSLFPCVQGGTTAIPGAFGCGKTVISQALSKYSNSDVIIYVGCGERGNEMSEVLRDFPELSVEIDGVTESIMKRTALVANTSNMPVAAREASIYTGITLSEYFRDMGYNVSMMADSTSRWAEALREISGRLAEMPADSGYPAYLGARLASFYERAGRVKCLGNPEREGSVSIVGAVSPPGGDFSDPVTSATLGIVQVFWGLDKKLAQRKHFPSINWLISYSKYMRALDDFYDKNFQEFVPLRTKVKEILQEEEDLSEIVQLVGKASLAETDKITLEVAKLLKDDFLQQNSYSAYDRFCPFYKTVGMLRNMIGFYDMARHAVETTAQSENKITWNVIRDSMGNILYQLSSMKFKDPVKDGEAKIKADFDQLYEDLQQAFRNLED, translated from the exons ATGTCCACCCTGAAGAAGATCTCCGATGAGGACCGCGAGTCCAAATTCGGATACGTGTTCGCCGTGTCCGGTCCCG TCGTCACGGCCGAGCGGATGTCCGGTTCGGCTATGTACGAGTTGGTCCGCGTCGGTTACTACGAACTGGTCGGTGAGATCATTCGATTGGAAGGTGACATGGCCACCATCCAGGTATACGAGGAAACCTCCGGTGTCACCGTCGGCGATCCGGTGCTGCGTACCGGCAAGCCCCTGTCCGTCGAACTCGGCCCAG gTATTATGGGTAGCATCTTTGACGGTATCCAGCGTCCGCTGAAGGATATTAACGAGCTTACGAGCTCGATCTATATCCCGAAGGGTGTCAACATTCCGTGCTTGTCGCGTACCCAGAGCTGGGGATTCAATCCCTTGAACGTGAAGGTCGGCTCTCACATCACCGGAGGAGATCTGTATGGTTTGGTGCACGAAAACACTCTGGTCAAGCACAAACTATTGGTCCCGCCACGTGCCAAGGGTACCGTTCGTTACATTGCTCCAGCCGGCAACTACACCGTCGATGACATCATTCTGGAGACGGAGTTCGACGGAGAAATCAACAAGTGGTCTATGTTGCAGGTGTGGCCCGTGCGTCAGCCACGTCCAGTGACTGAGAAGCTGCCCGCTAACCACCCTCTGCTGACCGGTCAGCGTGTGTTGGATTCGCTGTTCCCTTGCGTCCAGGGAGGTACCACAGCCATTCCCGGTGCTTTCGGTTGCGGAAAGACTGTCATCTCACAGGCCCTGTCCAAATACTCCAACTCTGATGTCATCATCTACGTCGGTTGCGGAGAACGTGGTAACGAAATGTCTGAAGTATTGCGTGATTTCCCGGAGCTGTCGGTTGAAATTGACGGTGTTACCGAGTCTATCATGAAGCGTACCGCGCTGGTCGCCAACACCTCCAACATGCCTGTCGCTGCTCGTGAAGCTTCCATCTACACCGGTATTACCTTGTCCGAATACTTCCGTGATATGGGTTACAACGTATCTATGATGGCTGATTCGACCTCCCGTTGGGCCGAAGCTCTTCGTGAAATTTCGGGTCGTCTCGCTGAAATGCCTGCCGATTCCGGTTATCCTGCTTACCTGGGTGCTCGTTTGGCCTCCTTCTACGAGCGTGCTGGTCGTGTCAAGTGTCTGGGTAATCCTGAACGTGAGGGCTCTGTGTCCATTGTCGGTGCCGTATCGCCACCCGGTGGTGATTTCTCCGATCCCGTCACATCCGCCACTCTTGGTATCGTACAGGTGTTCTGGGGTCTGGACAAGAAACTGGCACAGCGTAAGCACTTCCCCTCGATCAACTGGTTGATCTCCTACAG TAAATACATGCGTGCGCTGGACGACTTCTACGATAAAAACTTCCAGGAGTTTGTCCCACTGCGTACCAAGGTCAAGGAGATCTTGCAGGAGGAAGAAGATCTGTCTGAAATCGTACAGTTGGTCGGTAAGGCATCGCTGGCCGAAACCGACAAGATCACACTTGAGGTGGCCAAGCTGCTCAAGGACGATTTCCTACAGCAGAATTCGTACTCGGCGTACGATCGGTTCTGTCCATTCTACAAGACGGTCGGTATGTTGCGAAACATGATCGGCTTCTACGATATGGCTCGCCACGCCGTGGAAACCACCGCGCAGTCGGAGAATAAGATCACCTGGAACGTGATTCGTGACTCGATGGGCAACATCCTGTACCAGTTGTCGTCCATGAAGTTCAAG
- the LOC134219338 gene encoding KAT8 regulatory NSL complex subunit 3-like, with protein sequence MEHSYSRDLRPPMENSQTASTRALMVHRPPQCPACHTHGHDERIDLEESYNPPIPSYNEESAKIAMMESENVTQMVRNLNSEDIDWEEKINKLGWSIQQIRLFSKITKLLDMDRLARLTIADKQHEPVHRRMVIDKSVGRLRQALSSVTWDPRLTQWIHGLLVESLPPSYLAAYIDILQTLKAKLPNLVDKMIFGRPINMHQELLGPVLKKPWEPIVAHKNRKLPGQPYIVVVPSGPNMTSPSTRLQKWYSLFATMASVIPITMPPQGNAVLKQSIQNVSEQMVAVTRTKIQEVRQEAPNRPIILVGFNAGAALAIQIGLVEAVSCIVCLGFAYNTVNGTRGAPDDHITDITAPVLFVIGQMSARSSQEEIELLRERMIAQTSLVVVGSADDCLRVCKSKRKIEGVTQSMVDNMVMDEVAEFATNSLLNPPRPKQTIKDPNGQKSNLLLSNNSSNLTATGGPPPISSVGGAPKAPPLPVTGGYIRKRKMSQSADGNDPSKAARFNKQPPQATQRKTTKTQKQSRAEKLLLQQNQQALDAAIQSILPSTDKPSPVPNASKPPPHMTNYQVSSGNNLELRSSQVVSGMGNSPIVLPMLKREGSTHTQPPIPATTPAASSTPEIKVIPANQFIQLKPSGSTQKFVTLKSSSKPVVSVIPKPPTPLAPGPLVKQTTLQSPIVSQQHSFSPTKFTIVRSPVGMPMTPTTPTTIPIKTLKSPPTPDLSNTSIFDMPIVFADSEGNIQESSPQKPIDTIKTPPNIITIGPVVGNHPQIVKTETMNRLITLQPSMKPNKVVVINKGNMKQVPPNLLSSVTLNKSTSITPTGVKFAKVVISNPLNKATTSTTPTTTILPQKLTQILPNQKIEIINNTVVKSAPITATTTSQQQKFQPVILNVDPTKTTTMKNFVRVGETQIRPITGTSNVSIPAKIPTSGTSVTTTSPAAQLAPGIPGTNKILIKTNSLVQFANRKPTILNRSITVRKVNILPQSQASSGVNPVAVGNSVVISSAPKPVTSVQQQQQPRAP encoded by the exons ATGGAACACAGTTATTCGCGAGATTTGCGTCCCCCGATGGAAAACAGTCAGACGGCGTCGACAAGGGCGCTAATGGTGCACAGGCCACCACAGTGTCCAGCCTGTCACACACACGGTCATGACGAACGAATTGACCTGGAGGAATCGTACAATCCACCGATTCCTTCATACAACGAGGAGAGCGCCAAGATCGCTATGATGGAGAGCGAGAATGTCACGCAGATGGTGCGCAATCTCAACTCCGAGGACATTGACTGGGAGGAGAAGATCAATAA GCTTGGTTGGTCCATACAACAAATTCGTTTGTTCAGTAAAATAACCAAGCTACTTGATATGGATCGGTTGGCGCGATTAACAATCGCTGACAAACAGCACGAACCGGTCCACCGGCGAATGGTTATTGACAAATCCGTGGGGCGTTTACGACAGGCCCTGTCTAGTGTAACCTGGGATCCTCGATTGACGCAGTGGATTCACGGATTGCTAGTGGAAAGCTTGCCTCCGAGCTACCTGGCCGCTTACATCGATATACTGCAGACTTTGAAGGCGAAACTGCCCAATCTAGTGGACAAGATGATTTTTGGAAGACCGATAAACATGCATCAGGAGCTGCTTGGTCCGGTACTCAAGAAACCCTGGGAACCGATCGTCGCCCACAAGAACAGAAAACTTCCAGGTCAGCCGTACATCGTGGTGGTGCCATCGGGACCGAATATGACCTCACCGAGCACTCGGCTGCAGAAGTGGTACTCACTTTTTGCAACTATGGCGTCCGTTATTCCAATCACGATGCCACCGCAGGGGAATGCCGTGTTGAAGCAATCGATTCAGAATGTGTCGGAACAGATGGTTGCGGTGACACGCACCAAGATACAGGAAGTTAGACAAGAAGCGCCCAATAGGCCTATAATTTTGGTGGGATTCAACGCTGGAGCAGCATTGGCCATTCAGATTGGTCTGGTTGAGGCGGTCAGCTGTATTGTGTGCCTCGGGTTCGCCTACAATACAGTGAATGGAACCAGAGGCGCACCGGATGATCACATTACGGACATTACAGCTCCGGTGTTGTTCGTTATCGGACAGATGTCGGCGAGGTCGAG CCAAGAAGAAATCGAATTGCTTCGCGAACGAATGATCGCACAAACCTCGCTGGTAGTGGTCGGATCTGCCGACGACTGCCTACGGGTGTGTAAGTCCAAACGCAAAATCGAAGGCGTAACTCAATCGATGGTGGACAACATGGTGATGGATGAGGTGGCCGAATTCGCAACCAATAGCTTGCTGAATCCCCCAAGACCCAAGCAAACCATCAAGGACCCCAACGGACAGAAGTCCAATCTGCTATTGTCTAACAATAGCAGTAACTTGACCGCCACTGGCGGGCCACCGCCAATTTCGTCGGTTGGAGGAGCACCGAAAGCCCCTCCGCTTCCGGTTACTGGTGGTTACATTCGGAAAAGAAAGATGAGTCAGTCCGCTGATGGCAACGATCCATCGAAAGCAGCACGATTCAATAAACAGCCGCCACAAGCGACTCAACGAAAAACTACCAAAACTCAAAAACAATCGCGAGCAGAAAAGTTGTTACTGCAGCAGAATCAGCAAGCATTGGATGCTGCTATTCAAAGTATTCTACCATCAACGGACAAG CCATCCCCTGTACCCAATGCGAGTAAACCTCCACCGCACATGACTAATTATCAGGTTAGCAGCGGAAATAATTTGGAACTTCGTAGTTCGCAAGTCGTGTCCGGCATGGGTAACTCCCCCATTGTATTACCCATGCTGAAGCGAGAAGGTTCAACCCATACACAGCCTCCGATTCCGGCTACAACCCCAGCAGCTTCATCCACTCCTGAGATTAAAGTGATTCCCGCCAATCAGTTCATTCAATTGAAACCATCAGGATCTACGCAAAAGTTTGTAACCCTGAAGTCATCGTCAAAGCCAGTCGTGTCGGTGATTCCGAAGCCACCAACGCCTTTGGCTCCCGGTCCATTGGTGAAGCAAACAACACTCCAATCTCCAATCGTGTCCCAGCAGCATTCATTCAGCCCTACCAAATTTACTATTGTTCGAAGTCCTGTCGGTATGCCAATGACTCCCACGACCCCAACAACCATACCCATAAAAACGTTAAAATCGCCGCCAACCCCAGATCTATCAAATACGAGCATTTTCGATATGCCTATAGTATTTGCCGACAGTGAAGGCAATATTCAAGAGAGTTCGCCGCAAAAACCGATCGACACAATTAAAACGCCACCCAACATTATAACCATCGGACCAGTAGTGGGCAATCATCCCCAAATTGTGAAAACGGAAACCATGAACCGCCTCATCACACTACAACCTTCGATGAAACCCAATAAGGTTGTTGTCATCAACAAAGGAAACATGAAACAAGTTCCACCAAACTTGCTATCATCCGTTACCCTCAACAAATCAACCTCCATCACCCCGACTGGAGTGAAGTTCGCCAAAGTGGTTATCTCCAACCCACTCAATAAGGCTACAACTTCTACGACACCCACCACAACCATTCTCCCCCAGAAACTTACCCAAATCCTGCCCAACCAAAAAATAGAAATCATAAACAACACCGTTGTTAAGTCGGCCCCAATCACCGCCACTACCACATCTCAGCAGCAAAAGTTCCAACCAGTCATCTTGAACGTGGATCCCACCAAGACCACCACAATGAAGAATTTCGTCCGGGTTGGCGAAACACAGATCCGACCGATAACCGGCACTTCGAACGTGTCCATTCCCGCCAAGATCCCCACCTCGGGTACGAGTGTAACCACGACCAGTCctgctgcccaactggcacccGGGATTCCCGGCACGAACAAAATTCTCATCAAAACGAACTCCCTAGTCCAGTTCGCCAACCGGAAACCGACCATCCTGAACCGCAGCATCACGGTTCGGAAGGTCAACATTTTGCCTCAGTCGCAGGCAAGCAGTGGAGTCAACCCGGTAGCGGTCGGAAACTCTGTTGTGATTTCTTCTGCACCCAAACCGGTTACCAGCgtgcagcaacaacaacaaccaagGGCGCCATGA
- the LOC134225432 gene encoding LOW QUALITY PROTEIN: DNA-directed RNA polymerase III subunit RPC4-like (The sequence of the model RefSeq protein was modified relative to this genomic sequence to represent the inferred CDS: deleted 1 base in 1 codon), translated as MESTVKIKQEPGLKSKRVNSSVPSMPSAATTAPIPTGVTIKTERLTSFRVPRDLTLGGLANGRSVKPVTNKKVYTPNLNAVRNKDTNVKTASTGPKQRVKSERKDKAGGRKQSSLVQTAGIFSEGLAQRVLQQRSKYDKYNSSAKEPGEAIRRPVYRTEIKVDPEDERKRISDLFGDAEEDELPSEEVKKYENQMLRPVRLDNLDYKFKALKPEVKDENPKPQAGELLESIKATDNQNNFFLLQLPDALPGKTDSEVRKTELNGTGEEEAKTDPQRCTVRELEEGYIGKVIRYRSGKVKLLLGNTVFDLSMGMDSGFLQELVSITTNPEERSGNIINLAAIKSKLNASPDWEHLFKK; from the exons ATGGAATCCACTGTTAAAATTAAGCAAGAACCGGGACTCAAATCGAAAAGAGTTAATTCTTCCGTACCGTCAATGCCATCCGCAGCAACGACAGCTCCCATTCCTACCGGTGTAACCATCAAAACCGAACGTCTTACATCGTTTCGTGTTCCGCGGGATCTAACTTTAGGTGGACTGGCCAACGGTCGATCTGTGAAACCAGTAACAAATAAAAAAGTGTACACACCAAATTTGAATGCAGTGAGGAACAAAGACAC GAATGTTAAAACAGCATCAACGGGACCGAAGCAGAGAGTCAAATCAGAACGCAAAGATAAAGCCGGTGGTCGAAAGCAGAGCTCGCTGGTCCAGACCGCTGGTATTTTCTCTGAGGGTCTGGCCCAGCGCGTGCTTCAGCAACGTTCAAAATATGACAAATACAACAGTTCTGCGAAAGAGCCGGGGGAAGCAATCCGGCGTCCAGTTTATCGAACCGAAATTAAGGTTGATCCGGAAGACGAGCGGAAACGTATTTCGGACCTTTTTGGGGACGCCGAAGAAGATGAACTACCTTCGGAAGAG GTGAAAAAgtatgaaaatcaaatgttgagGCCCGTACGTCTGGACAATT TGGATTACAAATTCAAGGCTTTGAAGCCCGAAGTCAAAGATGAAAATCCAAAACCGCAAGCAGGCGAATTGCTCGaatctatcaaagcgactgatAACCAGAACAACTTCTTCCTGCTGCAGCTTCCGGATGCATTACCTGGGAAAACCGACTCGGAAGTGCGGAAAACGGAACTCAATGGAACTGGAGAAGAGGAGGCAAAAACTGATCCGCAGCGTTGCACAGTTCGAGAGCTGGAAGAAGGTTACATCGGGAAAGTGATTCGATATCGATCGGGTAAAGTCAAATTGCTTCTAGGAAACACAGTGTTCGATCTGTCCATGGGTATGGATAGTGGATTTTTACAGGAGCTTGTGTCGATCACAACAAATCCGGAAGAACGAAGCGGGAATATTATCAATCTGGCGGCGATTAAATCTAAACTGAACGCCTCACCGGATTGGGAACATTTATTTAAGAAGTGA